One stretch of Ptiloglossa arizonensis isolate GNS036 chromosome 7, iyPtiAriz1_principal, whole genome shotgun sequence DNA includes these proteins:
- the Sif gene encoding guanine nucleotide exchange factor still life isoform X3, with protein sequence MGNKLSCSCAPLIRKAYRYEDSPWQTGARDVMGGSGGRRGDTGHLLRCGSLRERKRLWAEVFHVSASGAGTVKWQQVSEDLVPVNITCIQDSPECVFHITAYNSQVDKILDVRLVQPGTRIGQASECFVYWRDTMTNDTWGLNFTSPIDAKQFRECCSPSFKISRKASSSYSLKLEPPNKQKIKTRRKPLSTPASPSRSREPQCTCMTPEQFARLRSQEARYRSFCATSTLPRTMARSTEMEMTPARDKITAATSSASLYDNVNNTTATPGKAPKVESTKQKEKQNETCQTTPKTANVGIETVTVGSQIDSPEEKGTTVSPKKPQKQSQDTSTQQNGTEMLKSEGTQAGGTLQNKSLRKEQLHHTKSADYTDLEMQNGNILNIVNNNNSGRKSKSKSTDDMRIENAQNGGISLDSNTLKRMLKPMSSIDSPVTSPEMTRKKHNHHNGSYHYHPSNNNQKYVMQETENENYAHPYRSPYSNKFQASRSVHDMGRQYIGGRDRTYLDSECNRCTGDMSPPSDNVIFDNQCYATTPSSSNGNSDMEQPTHCNSRRCNSSQTYQQQSMQSVSTPGSPTSRLLLEYEMHLRNTLAKGLDAESYSLRTFEALLTQSMENLEFAENIPLNVQRTPHVSRRRHISNKSSTLPLSYRYCNERQNSKDRDGYYSDRNEMIREKRDRDADRDRGYLSDYNSRCASCIGESARAQWFRHSDGWQSGSSTFGSGASSSINPSYPGHKRDSPWDSLPSLRHEGSLNDSGYKSNRTDSLEQRGTFDRQDSVRSDYMSDRDSRYGIVQQASLESTDSRLCYLTSSEMSDDDRMSLTTAVSDDDDGESVINSPYRGKQTGTAAASFNCTGAVRKAGFLSVKKWLLRKKHQIELARKRGWKGYWVCLKGTTLLFYPCDSQESRAMEAAPKHLIIVDGAIMQPIPEHPKRDYIFCLSTAFGDAYLFQAPCQVELDNWVNSIHSACAAAFARHRGKTGTLHLLQEEIFRLEKAIESDHKLKHMADLQQSVVSDVETKQQINNQIVQWEENLERLHCEQFRLRCYMASLQSGELPNPKSLLTHVSRATKQTLNKLGVFTVSSFHAFICARSPSLLNNLLAGRGATKRRPPLLSRSNSGSSRRSLQISSRDDEKPVKVCVPENQLVSVFLRDAMTVEEFLASACNRKNLNPMEHFVRVKKRRDMEDHNYFVPHRTDLIETYSNTHEVVEVCAKILYQVELQRNTLEQMWGFSVEAELVENSDRQDELCCYVSRVEDKSVAMQNGIIKGDEIMVINGAIVSDLDMMYLESVLQEEVGLCMMMRSSRTEPPDLTGIMRVTDDIIESLVCPPPPSDPPVISEEMISGLIVPAPGWSKESIAQECTSASHIENGKQTSRTNSFEIENLLKTAEQVTGICRSPGETRKSSPTGSVVSSHSQALTPSRQLSDAEKLKKVILELIETERTYVKNLNNLLENYLEPLKRETFLSNAEINALFGNIQEIVTFQRQFLQNLDHAIEMEVDFNNFDHPSQFKGVLFSIGSAFLYYVNHFKLYSSFCASHSKAQKVLHPNEGNQALQEFLQARNPRQQHSSTLESYLIKPIQRILKYPLLLQQLRNLTDERSDEHQHLIEALKGMEKVAEHINEMQRIHEEYGAIFDHLFRQHQKSCKQPIDLSPGDLLYYGGVEWLNISDFLGKIKKGLELHAMCFVFKSAVVFLCKERLRQKKKLMGVSTKANSSEVEIIRYQVLIPVTEVQVRASSAKDMESHFLWELIHLRSQLQRRSEKVYVLSNSTTEFRNAFLRTIRQIIRESVRNMSIPSTKQNLSQPQMTISPRMTTGHVDKFEKQPASQGQNGGNNGAATATGPLSKKVVKPQPLSTSHNVKRKYSQSKQTVEHESSEDKDMEESSAVNQQQTIFRSRSKTISDTSGEMKVEMDSGTKSEGEEDSQAFLGEKKANLGRTPNHLTLSTTSTISAGSTGSQARLIQSSHQPENYQPITVKELGSPIWKPRELSSFGEATTLPRKVNSSIERRNERRNSGNARNDSN encoded by the exons ATGGGCAATAAGTTGTCTTGCAGTTGTGCTCCCCTTATCAGAAAGGCGTATCGTTATGAAGATTCCCCATGGCAGACAGGGGCTAGGGACGTAATGGGCGGCAGCGGAGGTCGCAGGGGTGATACTGGCCACTTGCTCAGGTGCGGAAGCTTAAGAGAAAGGAAGAG GTTGTGGGCCGAAGTGTTCCATGTGAGTGCAAGTGGAGCAGGGACTGTAAAATGGCAGCAGGTATCGGAAGATTTAGTTCCTGTAAATATCACTTGCATCCAAGATTCGCCAGAATGCGTCTTCCACATTACCGCGTACAACAGCCAGGTCGACAAAATTCTAGATGTGCGATTGGTTCAACCAG GAACCCGTATCGGGCAAGCGTCCGAATGCTTTGTTTATTGGAGAGATACGATGACTAACGATACATGGGGATTGAATTTTACCTCTCCGATCGATGCTAAACAATTCAGAGAATGTTGC TCACCGTCGTTCAAGATTTCAAGGAAAGCGTCCTCTTCTTACTCGTTGAAGCTCGAACCACCGAACAAGCAGAAGATCAAAACGCGGAGAAAGCCTCTATCGACACCAGCATCGCCGAGCAGGTCCAGAGAGCCTCAATGCACTTGCATGACCCCGGAACAATTTGCCAGACTTCGAAGTCAAGAAGCTAGATATCGCAGTTTCTGCG CCACTTCAACGCTTCCCCGTACAATGGCACGATCCACGGAAATGGAAATGACACCGGCTCGCGATAAAATAACAGCGGCAACATCCAGTGCGTCTCTTTACGATAATGTCAACAATACGACCGCAACTCCAGGAAAGGCGCCAAAAGTTGAATCGACGAAACAGAAGGAGAAACAGAACGAAACGTGTCAGACAACACCGAAGACAGCGAACGTTGGCATTGAAACTGTTACCGTTGGCTCACAG ATCGATAGCCCGGAGGAGAAAGGTACTACCGTTTCGCCGAAAAAACCTCAGAAACAAAGTCAAGATACGTCTACTCAACAAAATGGCACTGAAATGTTAAAGTCGGAAGGCACTCAGGCCGGTGGCACCTTGCAAAACAAATCTCTCCGAAAAGAACAATTACACCACACAAAGTCTGCCGATTACACAGACCTGGAAATGCAAAATGGCAATATTCTCAATATAGTGAATAACAATAACAGTGGAAGGAAATCGAAAAGCAAGAGCACAGACGACATGAGGATCGAGAATGCGCAAAACGGTGGTATCAGTTTGGACTCGAATACCCTGAAAAGAATGTTAAAGCCTATGTCGAGTATCGACAGTCCTGTTACATCGCCAGAGATGACCAGAAAGAAGCACAACCATCATAATGGATCTTATCATTATCATCCGAGCAATAATAACCAGAAGTATGTTATGCAAGAGACTGAGAACGAAAACTATGCGCATCCGTATCGAAGTCCGTACAGTAACAAATTCCAGGCTTCTAGAAGCGTGCACGACATGGGACGTCAGTATATTG GCGGCAGAGACAGGACCTATTTAGATTCGGAATGTAATCGGTGCACAGGTGACATGTCGCCGCCGTCGGATAATGTCATCTTCGATAATCAGTGTTACGCGACCACGCCGAGTTCGTCGAATGGTAACTCGGACATGGAACAACCAACGCACTGCAATTCGCGACGTTGTAACAGCAGCCAGACATATCAACAGCAAAGCATGCAATCCGTTTCAACGCCTGGCAGTCCGACCAGTAGACTTCTTCTCGAGTACGAGATGCATTTAAGGAACACCTTGGCCAAGGGTTTGGATGCCGAGAGTTACAGTTTACGTACATTCGAGGCACTGCTCACGCAAAGTATGGAAAATTTAG AATTTGCAGAAAATATACCACTAAACGTACAGCGCACACCACATGTTTCACGAAGAC GTCATATTTCGAACAAGTCGTCGACGTTGCCACTGTCGTATCGTTACTGCAACGAAAGACAAAACAGTAAAGACAGAGACGGCTATTATAGCGATCGCAACGAAATGATACGAgagaagagagacagagacgcTGACCGAGATCGTGGATATCTTAGCGATTACAATTCGAG atGTGCCAGTTGCATCGGAGAATCGGCACGCGCTCAGTGGTTTCGGCATTCCGACGGATGGCAGTCGGGCAGTTCCACTTTCGGTTCTGGTGCTTCCAGTTCGATAAATCCAAGTTATCCGGGACATAAACGTGACTCTCCGTGGGACTCTCTTCCATCGTTGAGACACGAGGGCAGTCTTAACGATAGCGGATATAAATCTAATCGAACAGACTCTCTGGAACAAAG gGGCACTTTTGATAGACAAGACAGCGTAAGATCCGATTACATGTCGGATAGGGACAGTAGATACGGAATCGTTCAACAAGCTTCTTTGGAAAGTACAGACTCGAGACTTTGCTACTTGACGTCGTCAGAG ATGTCGGATGATGATAGAATGTCGCTAACTACGGCTGTGAGCGATGACGATGACGGTGAAAGCGTGATAAATTCACCGTATCGAGGAAAACAAACTGGCACAGCTGCAGCTTCGTTCAATTGTACAGGAGCGGTTCGAAAGGCTGG ATTTCTTAGCGTGAAAAAATGGCTGTTACGGAAGAAACATCAGATCGAGCTTGCGAGAAAAAGAGGCTGGAAGGGTTACTGGGTTTGTTTGAAAGGGACTACGCTTCTCTTCTATCCCTGCGATTCGCAAGAAAGCAGAGCTATGGAAGCGGCGCCGAAGCATTTAATTATAGTTGATGGCGCAATTATGCAACCAATTCCAGAACATCCGAAAAGGGATTACATATTTTGTCTGAGTACCGCGTTCGGCGATGCTTACTTATTCCAA GCACCGTGTCAGGTGGAACTTGACAACTGGGTGAACAGCATTCATTCGGCTTGCGCCGCTGCATTTGCGCGTCATCGCGGCAAAACCGGGACTCTTCATTTGTTGCAGGAAGAGATCTTTCGGTTAGAGAAGGCGATAGAATCG GATCACAAATTAAAGCATATGGCTGATCTTCAGCAGTCTGTTGTTTCCGACGTGGAAACGAAACAGCAAATCAACAATCAGATCGTCCAATGGGAAGAAAACTTAGAACGACTCCACTGCGAGCAATTTCGTCTCAGGTGCTACATGGCTAGTTTACAGAGTGGCGAGTTACCTAATCCTAAA AGTTTATTGACGCACGTATCTCGTGCTACGAAGCAAACGTTAAACAAATTAGGAGTCTTTACGGTGTCGTCGTTTCACGCTTTTATATGCGCACGAAGTCCCTCGTTGTTGAACAACCTGCTGGCAGGTCGCGGAGCTACTAAGAGAAGGCCACCGTTGCTCTCAAGGTCGAATAGTGGATCCAGTAGAAGATCTCTTCAAATTTCTTCGAGAGACGACGAGAAGCCTGTAAAAGTATGCGTACCGGAGAATCAG ttggtgtctgtatttttgcgTGATGCTATGACGGTCGAAGAATTTTTGGCAAGTGCTTGCAACAGGAAGAATTTGAATCCGATGGAACATTTCGTTCGCGTGAAGAAGCGACGCGACATGGAAGATCATAATTATTTCGTACCGCATAGGACCGACTTGATAGAAACATAC TCGAATACGCACGAGGTGGTTGAAGTTTGCGCCAAGATCTTGTATCAAGTAGAGTTGCAAAGAAATACTCTCGAacaaatgtggggtttctcggTGGAAGCAGAGCTAGTGGAAAATTCCGATAGGCAGGACGAATTGTGTTGTTACGTTAGCAGAGTTGAAGATAAAAGTGTGGCAATGCAAAACG GAATTATTAAAGGCGACGAGATCATGGTGATCAACGGTGCGATTGTAAGCGACCTGGATATGATGTATTTGGAAAGTGTACTACAAGAAGAAGTCGGTCTCTGTATGATGATGAGGTCGTCTCGAACCGAACCACCGGATCTCACGGGTATAATGCGGGTTACCGATGACATAATCGAGAGCTTGGTTTGTCCACCGCCACCTTCCGATCCACCGGTCataagcgaagaaatgatttcCGGTCTGATCGTTCCAGCTCCTGGTTGGA GCAAGGAAAGCATAGCGCAGGAGTGTACGTCAGCGTCTCACATAGAAAACGGCAAGCAAACGTCTCGCACAAATtcattcgaaattgaaaatttgttaaaaaccgCTGAACAAGTTACGGGGATCTGTCGATCGCCTGGTGAAACTAGAAAGTCGAGTCCTACCGGAAGTGTGGTTAGCTCTCATTCGCAAGCTCTCACGCCAAGCCGGCAACTAAGCGATGCTGAGAAACTGAAAAAAGTAATTCTAGAATTGATCGAGACTGAACGGACTTACGTCAAG AATTTAAACAATTTGTTGGAGAACTACTTGGAGCCCCTTAAACGCGAGACTTTCCTATCGAATGCAGAGATAAATGCATTGTTTGGAAACATTCAAGAAATTGTTACGTTCCAACGACAGTTTCTACAAAATCTTGATCACGCGATCGAAATGGAGGTTGATTTCAATAATTTTGATCATCCGAGTCAGTTTAAG GGTGTCCTGTTTTCCATTGGAAGTGCCTTTTTGTACTACGTAAATCACTTCAAGCTTTACAGCTCGTTTTGTGCCAGCCATTCGAAGGCGCAAAAGGTTTTACATCCAA aCGAAGGAAATCAAGCTTTACAAGAGTTCCTGCAAGCAAGAAATCCAAGACAACAGCACTCGTCGACTTTAGAGTCATACTTGATAAAACCGATTCAAAGAATACTCAAGTATCCTTTGCTTCTGCAGCAGCTTCGAAATCTCACGGACGAACGAAGCGACGAACACCAACATTTGATTG AGGCGTTAAAGGGCATGGAGAAAGTAGCGGAGCATATAAACGAAATGCAAAGAATTCACGAGGAATATGGAGCTATCTTTGATCATTTGTTCAGACAACATCAAAAGTCTTGCAAGCAG CCGATCGATTTGAGTCCCGGGGATCTTCTGTATTATGGGGGTGTCGAGTGGCTTAACATTTCTGATTTTCTTGGTAAAATTAAGAAAGGCCTGGAGTTGCACGCCATGTGCTTCGTTTTCAAATCCGCCGTTGTCTTTTTGTGTAAAGAAAGATTGAGACAAAAGAAGAAACTTATG GGCGTTTCAACGAAAGCAAATTCCAGCGAAGTAGAAATAATTCGTTACCAAGTATTAATTCCTGTGACGGAAGTTCAAGTCCGAGCTAGTTCCGCCAAAGATATGGAATCCCATTTCTTATGGGAGTTGATTCATTTAAGAAGTCAATTACAGAGAAGATCGGAGAAAGTATATGTGCTGTCCAATAG CACAACAGAATTTAGAAACGCGTTCCTGAGGACTATTCGCCAAATTATTCGAGAATCGGTGCGAAATATGAGTATACCGTCGACGAAACAGAATCTCAGCCAACCTCAAATGACGATATCTCCACGAATGACGACTGGACACGTGGATAAGTTCGAGAAACAGCCGGCGAGTCAAGGACAAAATGGCGGCAATAATGGAGCGGCAACTGCTACCGGACCACTGTCCAAGAAGGTGGTTAAACCGCAACCGTTATCGACATCGCACAATGTAAAACGAAAATACAGTCAATCGAAACAAACAGTGGAGCACGAAAGTTCCGAAGACAAGGACATGGAAGAATCAAGTGCGGTTAATCAACAGCAAACTATCTTTCGCTCCAGAAGCAAGACTATAAGCGATACGTCCG GGGAGATGAAGGTCGAGATGGATTCGGGGACGAAATCCGAGGGAGAGGAAGACTCGCAAGCTTTTTTAGGTGAGAAGAAGGCGAATTTGGGGCGCACTCCGAATCATTTGACTTTGAGCACCACTTCAACCATTTCAGCAGGAAGTACGGGTAGTCAGGCAAGATTAATCCAGTCCTCTCATCAACCGGAAAACTATCAACCCATTACAGTCAAAGAGCTTG GTTCACCCATCTGGAAACCGCGGGAATTATCCTCGTTTGGAGAGGCCACTACGCTGCCACGTAAGG TCAATTCCTCGATCGAGAGACGAAACGAAAGGCGAAATAGCGGTAACGCCCGAAACGATTCAAATTAA